One window of the Pseudofrankia sp. DC12 genome contains the following:
- a CDS encoding methylenetetrahydrofolate reductase C-terminal domain-containing protein: MDIGSHATAAWRDAAARCPKTMAHGPCAGVGADGACEVPGFGTCAFLDVAAVDWPYARTLGAAAPGSDGAAATSQERHPAVATFLAAAGTRPVVVADLPTAPLSAASLLASAATLAGAADACLLGDHGGARVQFPPSYRARLLADAGVPAWVGINCRDRNRVAIEGEIAACLDAGAVAVHCVTGDHPALGHRPDAAAVFDLDSVGVVALTAAAAAGGGGALCSVSHAPATPPTDRRLARLLTKIDAGADVVFVDHCGGPGPVADAVGELRAAGFGGLVLACVPVVTSAASAAVVASFAGDRLPAGYLDRITGGTAADWMPHANGHGPAVLTAAETAEIETAEIETAEIETAGIAEGTELAERMLEIPGVDGVNLSGGAPPGQEVALAAAMAEIARRVLSASGPPARRRSRGPAARVGTAVPGASGA, encoded by the coding sequence ATGGACATTGGGTCGCACGCGACCGCCGCCTGGCGCGACGCCGCTGCCCGGTGCCCGAAGACGATGGCCCACGGCCCCTGCGCGGGTGTCGGGGCGGACGGCGCATGCGAGGTCCCCGGCTTCGGGACCTGCGCGTTCCTGGACGTCGCCGCCGTCGACTGGCCGTACGCGCGGACCCTCGGCGCCGCCGCGCCCGGCTCGGACGGGGCCGCGGCCACCAGCCAGGAGCGCCACCCGGCCGTCGCCACGTTCCTCGCCGCCGCGGGGACACGGCCGGTCGTCGTGGCCGACCTGCCCACGGCACCGCTGTCGGCGGCCAGCCTGCTGGCCAGCGCCGCGACGCTCGCCGGTGCGGCCGACGCCTGCCTGCTGGGCGACCATGGCGGCGCCCGGGTCCAGTTCCCGCCGTCCTACCGGGCCCGGCTGCTCGCCGACGCGGGCGTCCCGGCCTGGGTGGGCATCAACTGCCGGGACCGCAACCGGGTCGCGATCGAGGGCGAGATCGCCGCCTGCCTCGACGCCGGGGCGGTCGCGGTCCACTGCGTGACCGGCGACCATCCGGCCCTCGGCCACCGCCCGGACGCGGCGGCGGTCTTCGACCTCGACAGCGTCGGCGTGGTCGCGCTGACCGCCGCGGCGGCGGCCGGCGGCGGCGGCGCGCTGTGCTCGGTGTCGCACGCCCCGGCGACGCCTCCGACGGACAGGCGACTGGCCCGGCTGCTCACCAAGATCGACGCAGGGGCGGACGTCGTGTTCGTCGACCACTGCGGCGGCCCCGGGCCGGTCGCGGACGCCGTCGGCGAGCTGCGCGCGGCCGGGTTCGGCGGGCTGGTGCTCGCCTGTGTCCCGGTCGTCACGAGCGCCGCGTCGGCGGCCGTCGTCGCCTCGTTCGCGGGCGACCGGCTGCCGGCCGGGTACCTCGACCGGATCACGGGCGGCACCGCCGCCGACTGGATGCCGCACGCGAACGGCCACGGCCCGGCCGTCCTGACGGCGGCCGAGACCGCCGAGATCGAGACGGCCGAGATCGAGACGGCCGAGATCGAGACGGCCGGGATCGCGGAGGGCACGGAGCTCGCCGAACGGATGCTGGAGATCCCCGGCGTCGACGGCGTGAACCTCTCGGGTGGCGCGCCGCCCGGCCAGGAGGTGGCGCTGGCCGCGGCCATGGCCGAGATCGCGCGCCGCGTGCTGAGCGCGTCCGGGCCGCCCGCCCGCCGCCGGTCCCGCGGGCCGGCCGCGCGGGTGGGGACTGCTGTACCGGGAGCATCAGGCGCATGA
- a CDS encoding amidohydrolase family protein — protein sequence MSWLRSARTAMGETVDVELVDGVIAQVMAASPAGSATAAGAGPGDVDLSGHVLMASFVEPHAHLDKALTASLVPNLTGDLAGAVAAMETLRPATARADIIARAEAALRIHLAFGTTHIRTHVNVLTGVGLEGLDALIEVRERWRGVVDLQLVALVNDTAGPLLRAALREGADVAGGCPHMEDDPDRAVAACLDAAGEAGVPIDLHTDETLSPDALSLVTMADLVSRTGFPHAVTASHCVSLSMQPLARQEEIAEQVAAAGIAVVALPQTNLFLQGRGHPVATPRGLTAVAALLRAGATVAAGGDNLRDPFHLVGRGDALEVAALMVIAGHLDPARALHTVTEAPRAALGLPTVDLSPGAPADLVAIPGADALDALGAAGVARTVWRDGRIVAHTVVHSELAAPPAALGGPGPARPLASSSFGPKA from the coding sequence ATGAGCTGGTTGCGGTCGGCGCGGACGGCGATGGGCGAGACCGTCGACGTCGAGCTGGTGGACGGGGTCATCGCGCAGGTCATGGCGGCGAGCCCCGCCGGCTCGGCCACCGCGGCCGGGGCGGGCCCCGGGGACGTCGACCTGTCCGGCCACGTCCTGATGGCGTCGTTCGTCGAGCCGCACGCGCACCTGGACAAGGCGCTGACCGCGTCGCTGGTCCCGAACCTGACCGGGGACCTGGCCGGCGCGGTCGCCGCGATGGAAACGCTGCGACCGGCGACGGCGCGGGCGGACATCATCGCCCGCGCCGAGGCGGCGCTGCGGATCCACCTCGCGTTCGGCACAACCCACATCCGGACCCACGTCAACGTGCTGACCGGGGTGGGCCTCGAAGGGCTCGACGCGCTGATCGAGGTCAGGGAGCGCTGGCGCGGGGTCGTCGACCTGCAGCTCGTCGCGCTCGTCAACGACACGGCCGGCCCGCTGCTGCGCGCGGCGCTGCGCGAGGGCGCGGACGTCGCCGGCGGCTGCCCGCACATGGAGGACGACCCCGACCGGGCCGTCGCCGCGTGCCTGGACGCGGCCGGCGAGGCCGGGGTGCCGATCGACCTGCACACCGACGAGACCCTCAGCCCGGACGCGCTCAGTCTGGTGACGATGGCCGACCTGGTCAGCCGGACCGGCTTCCCTCACGCTGTGACGGCGAGCCACTGCGTGAGCCTGTCGATGCAGCCGCTCGCCCGCCAGGAGGAGATCGCCGAGCAGGTCGCCGCCGCCGGCATCGCCGTGGTCGCGCTGCCGCAGACCAACCTGTTCCTGCAGGGCCGCGGCCACCCGGTCGCGACGCCGCGCGGGCTGACCGCCGTCGCCGCGCTGCTGCGCGCCGGGGCGACCGTCGCCGCCGGCGGCGACAACCTGCGCGACCCGTTCCACCTCGTCGGCCGGGGCGACGCCCTTGAGGTCGCGGCGCTGATGGTCATCGCCGGCCACCTCGACCCGGCCCGCGCGCTGCACACGGTCACCGAGGCGCCCCGCGCGGCGCTCGGCCTGCCGACCGTCGACCTGTCCCCCGGCGCGCCCGCCGACCTCGTCGCCATCCCGGGCGCGGACGCGCTCGACGCCCTGGGCGCCGCCGGCGTCGCCCGCACCGTCTGGCGGGACGGGCGGATCGTCGCCCACACCGTCGTGCACTCCGAGCTCGCCGCACCGCCGGCGGCCCTGGGCGGGCCGGGGCCGGCCCGTCCGCTGGCGAGCTCCTCCTTCGGACCGAAGGCCTAA
- a CDS encoding ABC transporter ATP-binding protein, with product MTMTTEPPPATTAALRFAGVSKRFKDGTVALANADLMVAPGEFVSVVGPSGCGKSTLLRLASGLDDVTGGEVDVHSESVGYVFQDATLLPWRSVRDNVRLLAELEGLPKAEREQRVAAAIELVGLAGFEKHLPHELSGGMRMRTSLARSMVLAPDVFLFDEPFGALDEITRERLNDELLRMFTQQRFAALFITHSVAEAVFMSSRVLVMSPRPGRIKAEVSVPFPYPRVPEIRYSAEFAALCGEVSRHLRDE from the coding sequence ATGACGATGACAACCGAACCCCCGCCCGCGACCACCGCCGCGCTGCGCTTCGCCGGGGTCAGCAAGAGGTTCAAGGACGGGACGGTCGCGCTCGCGAACGCCGACCTGATGGTCGCGCCCGGCGAGTTCGTCTCCGTCGTCGGCCCGTCCGGCTGCGGCAAGTCCACCCTGCTGCGGCTGGCCAGCGGCCTGGACGACGTGACCGGCGGCGAGGTCGACGTCCACTCGGAGTCCGTCGGCTACGTGTTCCAGGACGCCACCCTGCTGCCCTGGCGCAGCGTGCGCGACAACGTCCGGCTGCTCGCCGAGCTGGAGGGCCTGCCCAAGGCCGAGCGCGAGCAGCGGGTGGCCGCGGCGATCGAGCTGGTCGGGCTGGCCGGCTTCGAGAAGCACCTGCCGCACGAGCTGTCCGGCGGCATGCGGATGCGCACGTCGCTGGCCCGGTCGATGGTGCTCGCCCCGGACGTCTTCCTGTTCGACGAGCCGTTCGGTGCGCTCGACGAGATCACCCGGGAACGGCTCAACGACGAGCTGCTGCGGATGTTCACCCAGCAGCGGTTCGCGGCGCTGTTCATCACCCACTCGGTGGCCGAGGCGGTGTTCATGTCGAGCCGGGTGCTGGTGATGAGCCCGCGGCCAGGCCGGATCAAGGCCGAGGTCAGCGTCCCGTTCCCCTACCCGCGCGTCCCGGAGATCCGGTACAGCGCCGAGTTCGCCGCGCTCTGCGGCGAGGTCTCCCGCCATCTCAGGGACGAGTGA
- a CDS encoding ABC transporter permease: MSLDAVTPAGSAPGGTLPVVTAAPAVPDGLLVPPAAEFVVTQGQAGAFRLRGAVGFVNKFLLPLSVFAVFIGGWYLVTWLALTPQQRFMLPFPHEVVKVGFLDWSSLKDILDALEYTCIVTFLGLAISIVLGVLAAILMNQAKWLENGLYPWAVVLQTVPILALTPVLSFFFGFALTSRTIVCVIIAFFPIVSNTLFGLQSVDRGMHELFSLHRTGRLTRLWKLQLPAAMPAMFAGFRVAAGLSVIGAIVGEFFFKQGNAGLGTNLSVYESRLEGERLWATTIVASLLGIAVFVFFGWLSRRVVGRWYQP; this comes from the coding sequence ATGTCGCTTGACGCCGTGACGCCGGCGGGCTCCGCGCCCGGCGGCACGCTGCCGGTCGTGACCGCCGCGCCGGCAGTTCCCGACGGCCTGCTGGTGCCGCCCGCGGCCGAGTTCGTGGTGACACAAGGCCAGGCGGGGGCCTTCCGGCTGCGAGGGGCGGTCGGGTTCGTCAACAAGTTCCTGCTGCCGCTCTCCGTGTTCGCGGTGTTCATCGGCGGCTGGTACCTGGTGACCTGGCTGGCGCTGACGCCGCAGCAGCGCTTCATGCTGCCGTTCCCGCACGAGGTCGTCAAGGTCGGCTTCCTGGACTGGTCGAGCCTCAAGGACATCCTGGACGCCCTTGAGTACACCTGCATCGTCACGTTCCTGGGCCTGGCCATCTCGATCGTGCTCGGCGTGCTCGCGGCGATCCTCATGAACCAGGCGAAGTGGCTGGAGAACGGCCTCTACCCGTGGGCCGTCGTCCTGCAGACGGTGCCGATCCTCGCGCTGACCCCGGTACTCAGCTTCTTCTTCGGGTTCGCGCTGACCAGCCGGACGATCGTCTGTGTCATCATCGCCTTCTTCCCAATCGTGTCGAACACCTTGTTCGGCCTGCAGTCCGTCGACCGAGGCATGCACGAGCTCTTCTCGCTGCACCGGACCGGCCGCCTCACCCGGCTGTGGAAACTTCAGCTGCCCGCGGCGATGCCGGCCATGTTCGCCGGGTTCCGCGTCGCCGCCGGGCTCTCGGTGATCGGCGCGATCGTCGGGGAGTTCTTCTTCAAGCAGGGCAATGCCGGGCTCGGCACCAACCTGTCGGTGTACGAATCGCGGCTGGAAGGCGAGCGGCTGTGGGCGACGACCATCGTCGCCAGCCTGCTCGGCATCGCCGTGTTCGTCTTCTTCGGCTGGTTGTCGCGCCGCGTCGTCGGCCGCTGGTACCAGCCCTAG
- a CDS encoding ABC transporter substrate-binding protein, producing the protein MTVSSRSISGIARLGRGRLVAATAAAATVALVAAACGGSTTGGTGGTPATSAGGAAVPAQYDLKAAGCPSTIVLQTDWNPESEHGGQYQLLGPNPSIDTKKKSVTGELVAHGGVDTGVKLQIRAGGPAIGFQTVTSQLYADDSITLGYVSTDEQIQLSKTQPTVALLAGLEKSPQMIQWDPATHPDFTTIADIGKTDTKVLYFQGAAYMDYLTGKGILKKSQIDGSYDGTPTNFVASGGKYAVQGFATSEPYTWSHEVRSWDKPLKYQLIADTGFNFYQQAIGVRADKEAALKPCLTKLIPIMQQAIVDFVGSPGATNKLIVDLVNKYNNGWTYSDGVADYAVSTMKSLGIIGDGSTPTLGDFDTTRVQGLIGILAPIYDSEGKPTKTGLAPSDLVDNSFLDTKIGLTS; encoded by the coding sequence TTGACCGTCTCATCTAGGTCCATTAGCGGGATCGCGCGCCTGGGCCGCGGCCGGCTCGTCGCCGCCACCGCGGCTGCCGCCACCGTCGCCCTGGTCGCCGCCGCCTGTGGCGGCAGCACCACCGGCGGCACGGGGGGCACGCCGGCGACGTCGGCCGGCGGCGCCGCGGTGCCGGCCCAGTACGACCTGAAGGCAGCCGGCTGCCCGAGCACGATCGTGCTGCAGACCGACTGGAACCCGGAGTCGGAGCACGGCGGCCAGTACCAGCTGCTCGGCCCGAACCCGTCGATCGACACCAAGAAGAAGTCCGTCACGGGTGAGCTCGTCGCCCACGGCGGCGTCGACACCGGGGTGAAGCTGCAGATCCGCGCCGGCGGCCCGGCGATCGGTTTCCAGACCGTCACCTCGCAGCTCTACGCCGACGACAGCATCACCCTCGGCTATGTCTCCACCGACGAGCAGATCCAGCTGTCGAAGACGCAGCCGACCGTCGCGCTGCTGGCCGGGCTCGAGAAGAGCCCGCAGATGATCCAGTGGGACCCGGCCACGCACCCGGACTTCACCACGATCGCCGACATCGGCAAGACGGACACCAAGGTCCTGTACTTCCAGGGCGCCGCCTACATGGACTACCTGACCGGCAAGGGCATCCTGAAGAAGAGCCAGATCGACGGCTCCTACGACGGGACCCCGACGAACTTCGTCGCCTCCGGCGGCAAGTACGCCGTCCAGGGCTTCGCGACCTCCGAGCCGTACACCTGGTCGCACGAGGTCCGGTCCTGGGACAAGCCGCTGAAGTACCAGCTGATCGCCGACACGGGCTTCAACTTCTACCAGCAGGCGATCGGGGTGCGGGCCGACAAGGAGGCCGCGCTCAAGCCGTGCCTGACGAAGCTGATCCCGATCATGCAGCAGGCGATCGTGGACTTCGTCGGCAGCCCCGGCGCGACGAACAAGCTGATCGTCGACCTGGTGAACAAGTACAACAACGGCTGGACCTACTCGGACGGCGTCGCGGACTACGCCGTCTCGACGATGAAGTCCCTGGGCATCATCGGCGACGGCTCCACGCCGACCCTCGGTGACTTCGACACCACCCGGGTGCAGGGGCTGATCGGCATTCTGGCCCCGATCTACGACAGCGAGGGCAAGCCGACCAAGACGGGCCTCGCGCCGTCCGACCTGGTCGACAACTCGTTCCTCGACACGAAGATCGGCCTGACCTCCTAG
- a CDS encoding FAD-binding oxidoreductase, with protein sequence MAEPTARPRFEQARLPKATPVDPEALNSLDDELSRILGAGAVARDDATRLTASADWAHMSPVLQPMLPGGVADLVVRPPDADGIAAAVGAAHRHRVPVTVRGQGTGNYGQGIPLFGGLVIDTSRATKVLAVEDGWITAEAGASFVLMEKAALATGQELAIMPSTVGSTIGGFIAGGAGGTGSIANGAIWDGYIRSLRVVPCTADATPVDVGYPDNIAQSHAYGVSGVISTATVALRPARSWTALFTSFPELDGAVAAGLELFDLEPTPRLLSLDEAGVVATYRPADPAMPADRLSVRGIVTVDSVDAATAIVERHGGRVEAVRPKGPALVTSLSYNHTTYRVRKARPELTHLQCSGPGLTARRSEVAEIAPESLLHLEGFYQPSTGGRDWASMLFLRFDDVDTLYDRMTRLADVEVYVNDPHTWVLHYNLDLIRAAAARFDPDGLLNPGKLPAA encoded by the coding sequence ATGGCGGAACCCACGGCCCGCCCCCGGTTCGAACAGGCACGCCTGCCCAAGGCCACGCCGGTCGATCCGGAGGCGCTCAACAGCCTCGACGACGAGCTGAGCCGGATCCTCGGCGCGGGCGCCGTCGCCCGGGACGACGCCACGCGGCTGACCGCGTCGGCCGACTGGGCGCACATGAGCCCGGTGCTCCAGCCGATGCTGCCCGGCGGCGTCGCGGACCTCGTCGTGCGCCCGCCGGACGCCGACGGGATCGCCGCCGCGGTTGGCGCGGCGCACCGCCACCGCGTCCCGGTCACCGTCCGCGGCCAGGGCACCGGCAACTACGGCCAGGGCATCCCGCTGTTCGGCGGCCTGGTGATCGACACGTCCCGGGCGACGAAGGTGCTCGCGGTCGAGGACGGCTGGATCACCGCCGAGGCCGGCGCGTCCTTCGTCCTGATGGAGAAGGCGGCGCTGGCCACCGGCCAGGAGCTGGCCATCATGCCCTCGACCGTCGGCTCCACGATCGGCGGCTTCATCGCGGGCGGCGCCGGCGGCACCGGCTCGATCGCGAACGGCGCCATCTGGGACGGCTACATCCGCTCGCTGCGGGTCGTGCCCTGCACCGCCGACGCCACCCCGGTCGACGTCGGCTACCCGGACAACATCGCGCAGTCACACGCCTACGGGGTCAGCGGCGTGATCTCGACCGCCACCGTCGCCCTGCGCCCGGCGCGGAGCTGGACCGCGCTGTTCACCTCGTTCCCGGAGCTGGACGGCGCCGTCGCCGCCGGCCTGGAGCTGTTCGACCTGGAGCCGACGCCCCGGCTGCTGTCCCTGGACGAGGCGGGCGTCGTCGCGACCTACCGCCCGGCCGACCCGGCGATGCCCGCCGACCGGCTGTCCGTCCGCGGGATCGTCACCGTGGACAGCGTCGACGCGGCGACGGCGATCGTCGAGCGCCACGGCGGCCGGGTCGAGGCGGTGCGGCCGAAGGGGCCGGCGCTGGTGACGTCGCTGTCCTACAACCACACCACCTACCGGGTGCGCAAGGCCCGCCCCGAGCTCACCCACCTGCAGTGCTCGGGCCCCGGGCTGACCGCGCGCCGGTCCGAGGTCGCCGAGATCGCCCCCGAGTCGCTGCTGCACCTGGAGGGCTTCTACCAGCCGTCCACCGGCGGCCGGGACTGGGCGTCGATGCTGTTCCTGCGCTTCGACGACGTCGACACCCTCTACGACCGGATGACGCGGCTCGCCGACGTCGAGGTCTACGTCAACGACCCGCACACCTGGGTCCTGCACTACAACCTCGACCTCATCCGCGCGGCGGCGGCACGCTTCGACCCCGACGGCCTGCTCAACCCCGGCAAGCTCCCGGCCGCCTGA
- a CDS encoding serpin family protein: MLARREFLRGAVLGAAGLGVGTLATGCGSNGSPSGPVATAGDQSRAAADGAALPGAAAAVTAFSADLYRRLSAGAAGNLICSPYSAAMALAMARAGAAGRTATELDTVLHAPTAGGGDPLAPGLNALTLALGARAGARKDIHGVKATISLDVANALWGQDGEQWEAPFLASLARYYGAGMRLVDYRADSAGAAKAINAWTSQQTKGRIPKIVDGLDASTRLVLTSALYLRAPWNSPFGDAQPAPFTRLDGSVVQAQLMSVDAYDAGYATGPDWQAVDVPYAGGELAMAVILPDQGRFDAVRSALDGTALRSLLTGLHVTGVQLDLPKWTTRTRVRLDDALVALGMPTAFGDSADFSGMTTTERLSIAAVPQEAFVAVDEHGTEAAAATAVVMGISAIVAPTRKVTVNRPYLYVIHDRPIGTPLFLGQVTDPTA, translated from the coding sequence ATGCTTGCGCGACGTGAGTTCCTGCGAGGGGCGGTGCTGGGCGCGGCCGGCCTCGGGGTCGGCACGCTGGCCACCGGGTGCGGATCGAACGGCTCCCCCAGCGGGCCGGTGGCGACGGCCGGCGACCAGAGCCGCGCGGCCGCGGACGGCGCGGCGCTGCCCGGGGCCGCCGCGGCCGTCACCGCCTTCAGCGCCGATCTGTACCGGAGGCTCTCAGCCGGCGCCGCCGGCAACCTGATCTGCTCGCCATACTCGGCGGCGATGGCGCTGGCCATGGCGCGCGCCGGCGCCGCCGGGCGCACGGCCACCGAGCTGGACACCGTGCTGCACGCTCCCACGGCCGGCGGCGGCGATCCGCTAGCGCCCGGGCTGAACGCGCTGACCCTGGCACTGGGCGCTCGCGCCGGCGCACGCAAGGACATCCACGGCGTGAAGGCGACGATCAGCCTCGACGTGGCGAACGCGCTCTGGGGCCAGGACGGCGAGCAGTGGGAGGCGCCGTTCCTGGCCAGCCTGGCCCGGTACTACGGCGCGGGCATGCGGCTCGTCGACTACCGCGCCGACTCGGCCGGCGCCGCGAAGGCGATCAACGCCTGGACCTCCCAGCAGACCAAGGGCCGCATTCCCAAGATCGTCGATGGCCTGGACGCCTCCACCCGCCTGGTACTCACCAGCGCGCTGTACCTGCGCGCCCCCTGGAACTCCCCGTTCGGCGACGCACAGCCCGCGCCGTTCACCCGCCTCGACGGCTCGGTCGTCCAGGCACAGCTGATGAGCGTCGACGCCTACGACGCGGGCTACGCGACCGGGCCTGACTGGCAGGCGGTCGACGTCCCCTATGCGGGCGGTGAGCTGGCGATGGCGGTGATCCTGCCCGATCAGGGCCGGTTCGATGCTGTCCGTTCCGCCCTCGACGGGACCGCGCTGCGCAGCCTGCTGACCGGTCTGCACGTGACCGGCGTCCAGCTCGACCTGCCGAAGTGGACGACGCGCACCCGCGTCCGCCTCGACGACGCGCTGGTCGCACTGGGCATGCCGACCGCGTTCGGCGACAGCGCCGACTTCAGCGGCATGACCACGACCGAACGGCTTTCCATCGCCGCGGTCCCGCAGGAGGCGTTCGTCGCCGTCGACGAGCACGGCACCGAGGCCGCGGCCGCCACCGCCGTCGTCATGGGCATCTCCGCGATCGTCGCGCCAACCCGCAAGGTAACCGTCAACCGGCCTTACCTCTACGTCATCCACGACCGCCCCATCGGCACCCCGCTCTTCCTCGGCCAGGTCACCGACCCGACCGCGTAG
- a CDS encoding glycoside hydrolase family 130 protein, protein MSSLARATSPPVEVTRHPVTLAADPGRVIARLFLPGEEAGESGSRAAGIVARVLALPEPEVVGLVEGLLVTFTPRHRDYQGLLTRHAAAVASRLRAPATLSPARLLLLGACFTAEYAVEGAAVTNPSAVAHPDQSGLAPGALRVALSLRGIGEGHLSSIGFAACVVGPGPTVRLEPRAGPLTVGVAVPVDWEPGQLRAVLVEHGLDDEVTSAVLDGLDGQPAGDESDIERAFAQVPPDLLRRLQAAGIMARVRTAAGLLHRVEFPADSALAQRVLWPAVTVESSGMEDARFVRFTAPDGTVDYRATYTAYDGERILPRRLTSPDLRVFTSSPVTGPAARNKGMALFPRLVAGCHTALCRCDGETTSITISGDGHAWGPPAPVHAPRSAFELLQVGNCGSPIETPEGWLVLTHGVGPMRTYSIGAILLDLANPTTVLGALPEPLLCPAPAERDGYVPNVVYSCGGLVHDGLLWLPYGIDDVRVGLASVPVASVLARMTSG, encoded by the coding sequence GTGAGCAGCTTGGCCCGGGCGACGAGCCCGCCGGTCGAGGTCACGCGACATCCCGTGACGCTGGCCGCGGACCCGGGCCGGGTCATCGCGCGGCTGTTCCTGCCCGGGGAGGAGGCCGGCGAGTCCGGCTCCCGGGCCGCCGGCATCGTCGCCCGGGTGCTCGCGCTGCCGGAGCCGGAGGTCGTGGGCCTCGTCGAGGGTCTGCTGGTGACGTTCACGCCGCGTCACCGGGACTACCAGGGGCTCCTGACCCGGCACGCCGCCGCGGTGGCTTCCCGGCTGCGGGCGCCCGCCACGCTGTCGCCGGCCCGTCTGCTGCTGCTCGGCGCGTGTTTCACCGCCGAGTACGCGGTGGAGGGCGCCGCGGTGACCAACCCCTCGGCGGTGGCGCATCCTGACCAGTCGGGGCTCGCCCCCGGAGCACTGCGGGTGGCGCTGAGCCTGCGCGGGATCGGTGAAGGCCACCTGTCCTCGATCGGCTTCGCGGCCTGTGTGGTCGGGCCCGGTCCCACGGTGCGACTGGAGCCGCGGGCCGGCCCGCTGACCGTCGGCGTCGCGGTACCGGTCGACTGGGAACCTGGCCAGCTGCGGGCCGTGCTCGTCGAGCACGGGCTCGACGACGAGGTGACCAGCGCCGTGCTCGACGGTCTTGACGGCCAGCCGGCCGGGGACGAGAGCGACATCGAGCGCGCGTTCGCTCAGGTGCCGCCCGACCTGCTCCGACGCCTGCAGGCGGCCGGGATCATGGCGCGGGTCCGGACGGCGGCCGGCCTGTTGCACCGGGTCGAGTTCCCCGCCGACAGCGCCCTGGCGCAGCGGGTACTGTGGCCCGCCGTCACGGTCGAGAGCAGCGGCATGGAGGACGCCCGCTTCGTGCGCTTCACAGCGCCCGACGGAACGGTCGACTACCGCGCGACGTACACCGCCTACGACGGCGAGCGCATCCTTCCGCGGCGACTGACCAGTCCCGACCTGAGGGTCTTCACCTCCTCCCCGGTCACGGGCCCGGCGGCGCGCAACAAGGGCATGGCCCTGTTCCCTCGGCTCGTCGCCGGTTGCCACACGGCGCTGTGCCGGTGCGACGGCGAGACGACCAGCATCACCATCTCCGGGGACGGCCATGCCTGGGGGCCGCCGGCCCCTGTCCACGCGCCGCGGTCGGCGTTCGAGCTCCTGCAGGTCGGCAACTGCGGCTCGCCCATCGAGACCCCCGAGGGCTGGCTCGTCCTCACCCACGGGGTCGGGCCGATGCGGACGTACAGCATCGGGGCGATCCTGCTCGACCTCGCGAACCCGACGACGGTGTTGGGCGCGCTGCCCGAGCCGCTGCTGTGCCCGGCTCCGGCGGAGCGGGACGGCTACGTCCCCAACGTCGTCTACTCCTGCGGCGGCCTCGTCCACGACGGCCTGCTGTGGCTGCCCTACGGCATCGACGACGTCCGGGTGGGCCTGGCCAGCGTCCCGGTAGCGAGCGTCCTCGCGCGAATGACCTCCGGGTGA